The Paenibacillus sophorae genome has a segment encoding these proteins:
- a CDS encoding ABC transporter substrate-binding protein, which yields MANKKKTNFIIIGSLAVVIAGGIGIGSYYGRTSDTIQGAAGLNNLKDANNNAANSGKKVITLKTDTKLNCSSTPWVIAEKKGFFAEEGLEVKYTGELKTEQKLPAILNGTNDIGATLPNALATYIAGGAKVKAVTLGEVDPPDSVDPKFRHMRYVTSEKFAGKTLKEYVESKKGAKITVSGTAPNCSTFIFNEIFRNAGLDPNQIQYVAFESDTAAIQAVQQGNLDIAGIHPPFYKLANDSKLTVLADSHDTGLGAASGASVYYFTDKFIQENPEAVQRFVNAIKKAQDWINHNTDESIKLTAEYIGQPVNATHYYFTDKGLPTDLFQPWIDDLVQSGTLKKDEVKIDDIVTTQFSS from the coding sequence ATGGCAAACAAGAAGAAGACAAATTTCATTATTATCGGTTCTTTGGCGGTGGTTATTGCCGGCGGGATCGGAATTGGAAGCTATTACGGAAGAACATCGGACACGATCCAAGGTGCGGCTGGCTTGAATAATCTCAAGGATGCGAATAATAATGCGGCAAATTCCGGCAAAAAGGTAATCACGCTCAAAACCGATACCAAATTGAATTGCTCCTCAACGCCTTGGGTCATCGCCGAGAAAAAAGGATTCTTCGCGGAGGAAGGCCTCGAAGTCAAATATACGGGTGAGTTGAAAACGGAACAGAAGCTTCCGGCCATTCTGAACGGAACCAATGATATCGGAGCGACATTGCCTAATGCATTGGCTACATATATTGCAGGAGGAGCCAAGGTCAAGGCCGTTACTTTGGGCGAGGTGGATCCGCCGGATAGTGTAGATCCTAAATTCCGTCATATGCGGTATGTGACCAGTGAGAAATTTGCCGGTAAAACATTAAAAGAGTATGTTGAATCGAAGAAGGGAGCCAAAATTACAGTCAGCGGCACCGCACCGAACTGCAGCACCTTTATTTTTAATGAGATTTTTAGAAATGCAGGATTAGACCCTAATCAAATTCAATATGTTGCTTTTGAGTCGGATACGGCTGCCATTCAAGCCGTTCAGCAGGGCAACCTGGATATCGCGGGCATTCATCCTCCGTTCTACAAGCTGGCCAATGATTCCAAGCTTACCGTGCTGGCCGATTCCCATGATACAGGGCTGGGTGCGGCATCAGGCGCTTCCGTTTATTACTTTACCGACAAATTTATCCAGGAGAATCCGGAAGCGGTGCAACGCTTCGTAAATGCCATTAAGAAAGCTCAGGACTGGATTAATCACAATACGGACGAGTCCATCAAGCTTACCGCCGAATATATCGGACAACCGGTAAATGCCACCCACTATTACTTTACGGACAAGGGATTACCAACGGATCTCTTCCAGCCATGGATTGATGATCTGGTTCAGTCCGGCACGCTGAAGAAAGACGAAGTCAAGATTGATGATATCGTCACTACGCAGTTCAGCAGCTAA
- a CDS encoding ABC transporter permease has product MSSFWSRLRRVGYGSIPIILFFIFWEIGAGLVPKGVISPPSEVIKSLWTAATSDVLFKQTAVSLGRVGMGFALSILVALPLGFLLGTFFQSAEKLLLPFFRMCEKLNPFAIIPIFMIFFGIGTAEKVAIVFWATLWPLLFNTMAGARAVDYSLIRAARSMGATRRELFLKVILPYALPNIFTGVEIAAQLSFFMIIASEVIGASTGLGWYYISATTKYQLPLMYGIILYITVLSILINLLFGRLKKHFLVWKEAVQIH; this is encoded by the coding sequence ATGAGCTCGTTCTGGTCAAGATTAAGAAGAGTTGGTTATGGAAGCATTCCGATTATTTTGTTCTTTATTTTCTGGGAAATCGGAGCTGGACTGGTACCGAAAGGTGTAATTTCCCCGCCTTCAGAGGTTATTAAGAGTCTTTGGACTGCGGCAACTTCGGATGTGCTGTTCAAACAGACCGCAGTTAGCCTAGGGAGAGTAGGCATGGGCTTCGCACTTTCCATTCTCGTTGCCCTTCCGTTAGGCTTTCTGCTCGGAACATTCTTCCAATCTGCCGAGAAGCTGCTGCTGCCTTTTTTTCGGATGTGCGAGAAATTGAACCCATTTGCCATCATTCCCATATTTATGATCTTTTTCGGAATTGGCACTGCCGAGAAAGTAGCGATTGTATTCTGGGCTACCCTGTGGCCGCTGCTGTTCAATACGATGGCCGGCGCCAGAGCCGTTGACTATTCGCTCATTCGCGCAGCAAGATCGATGGGTGCGACGAGACGGGAGCTTTTTCTCAAGGTAATCCTGCCGTATGCGCTGCCCAACATATTTACCGGCGTTGAAATTGCGGCCCAATTATCTTTCTTCATGATTATCGCCTCAGAAGTCATTGGGGCCAGCACAGGACTGGGCTGGTATTATATCAGCGCCACTACAAAGTATCAGCTGCCGCTAATGTACGGCATCATTCTCTATATTACGGTGTTGTCCATCCTTATCAATCTTTTATTTGGCAGGTTGAAGAAGCACTTTCTGGTATGGAAAGAAGCTGTTCAAATTCATTAG